In one Thermoproteales archaeon genomic region, the following are encoded:
- a CDS encoding GTP-binding protein: MRENDLKILVVGPFNSGKTTFINTVCDSKTLKTEAPTHGLYRVVKEMTTVALDYGSIRLGNKKVHLFGTPGQERFSFMWHVLARGLDGFIMLIDGSDPKSVEEAARIYKVISDKYKAPHIILVNEKSRRRVSEEEIRKLLNTNAPIKVASATKKEEIRNILKELTELLRKEHK, from the coding sequence ATGCGAGAAAATGATTTAAAAATTTTAGTAGTTGGACCATTTAACAGCGGAAAAACCACGTTTATAAATACAGTATGTGATAGTAAAACATTAAAAACCGAAGCGCCTACGCATGGCTTGTATAGAGTTGTAAAGGAAATGACAACAGTGGCCTTAGACTATGGCAGCATAAGGCTTGGAAATAAAAAAGTTCACTTATTTGGAACGCCAGGACAGGAGCGCTTTAGCTTTATGTGGCATGTCTTAGCTAGGGGACTAGATGGTTTCATAATGCTAATAGATGGAAGCGATCCCAAAAGTGTAGAGGAAGCGGCTAGAATATATAAGGTAATAAGTGACAAGTATAAAGCTCCGCATATAATCCTCGTCAACGAAAAAAGTAGAAGAAGAGTTTCTGAAGAAGAGATAAGAAAACTTTTAAACACGAATGCTCCGATCAAAGTAGCGTCTGCTACTAAGAAAGAAGAAATAAGAAATATACTAAAGGAATTAACTGAGCTTCTGCGAAAAGAACATAAATAG
- a CDS encoding rhomboid family intramembrane serine protease produces MFPLYDENRSYTTPIITYFLIIANVVVFFFFFLQGMSTLEAAIQTLGVIPLYIMKGKRLWILLTSMFMHADILHLAGNMLYLYIFGDNVEDAFGKFKYIIFYLLCGFGASFIHISSIAISLPSIRELNLQIPAVGASGAISGVLGAYMILYPHARIKTLVISWFITIVTIPAYYYIGIWFIYQFIMGIYSLTGLFSNVAFWAHIGGFLTGVVIVKVWKIKPKRRRLVYYYIPVEYY; encoded by the coding sequence ATGTTTCCGTTATATGATGAGAATAGATCATACACGACACCCATTATAACATATTTTCTAATCATAGCCAATGTTGTAGTTTTCTTTTTCTTTTTCCTGCAAGGAATGTCTACACTTGAAGCTGCAATTCAAACGCTTGGCGTCATCCCCTTGTATATTATGAAAGGCAAGCGATTATGGATTCTTCTCACCAGCATGTTTATGCATGCTGACATATTACATCTAGCCGGTAATATGCTATACCTGTATATATTCGGCGATAACGTGGAGGATGCTTTTGGCAAATTTAAATACATTATCTTCTACTTATTATGCGGTTTTGGAGCATCATTTATCCACATATCATCGATAGCTATATCGCTTCCATCTATCAGAGAATTAAATCTTCAAATTCCAGCTGTGGGAGCATCGGGTGCTATTTCGGGGGTTTTAGGCGCATATATGATTTTGTACCCTCATGCGCGCATAAAAACGCTCGTTATCTCGTGGTTTATAACTATCGTAACTATTCCAGCCTACTATTACATAGGCATATGGTTTATTTATCAGTTTATCATGGGTATTTACTCTTTAACGGGTCTATTTTCTAACGTTGCATTCTGGGCTCATATAGGTGGCTTCTTAACAGGAGTAGTCATTGTTAAAGTTTGGAAGATTAAGCCAAAAAGAAGAAGACTAGTATATTACTACATCCCCGTAGAATATTACTAA